One genomic region from Streptomyces sp. NBC_01431 encodes:
- a CDS encoding universal stress protein, with protein sequence MELPLVVGVDGSESSLLAVDWAVDEAARHGLPLRLVHASLWERYERVGPSFGANRPAGEVMAQNIVASCAERAQLRDPHVKVSANVVAADAVSTLLRAGSEAFALVTGVRGRGEVAGLLLGSVSLTVAARAMCPVVVVRGEERDLGGSAGRVVVGVGDSTGGTGAVRFAAREAEARGWALTAVRAWRSPVHEPDSPTAESVPGEDPRLAADAAGAPEEQASANLDDALREVARESPGVDVSRRAVEGPAHRVLLEASADADLIVVGAQRRHGHFGLQLGSVAHALLHHSACPVAVVPHRV encoded by the coding sequence ATGGAACTTCCGCTGGTCGTGGGCGTCGACGGATCGGAATCCAGTCTGCTGGCAGTCGACTGGGCCGTGGACGAAGCGGCCCGTCACGGCCTGCCGCTGCGGCTCGTCCATGCCTCGCTGTGGGAGCGTTACGAAAGAGTCGGGCCTTCCTTCGGCGCCAATCGCCCCGCCGGAGAGGTCATGGCGCAGAACATCGTCGCCTCCTGCGCGGAACGCGCCCAGCTTCGTGACCCCCATGTGAAGGTGTCCGCCAACGTTGTGGCCGCCGATGCGGTGTCCACGCTGCTTAGAGCGGGGTCCGAGGCGTTCGCCCTGGTCACGGGCGTTCGTGGGCGCGGCGAGGTCGCCGGGCTGCTGTTGGGGTCGGTCAGTCTCACGGTGGCGGCTCGTGCCATGTGCCCGGTCGTCGTCGTCCGAGGCGAGGAGCGCGACCTTGGGGGGTCCGCCGGCCGGGTCGTGGTGGGAGTCGGCGATTCGACCGGGGGCACGGGTGCCGTACGGTTCGCCGCCCGCGAGGCCGAGGCGCGGGGCTGGGCCCTGACCGCCGTACGGGCCTGGCGCAGTCCGGTTCACGAGCCAGACTCCCCTACCGCAGAGTCCGTCCCGGGAGAGGACCCCCGGCTCGCGGCGGACGCCGCTGGGGCGCCCGAGGAGCAAGCCTCGGCCAACCTCGACGACGCGCTGCGCGAGGTCGCACGGGAGAGCCCAGGGGTCGATGTCAGCCGCCGCGCGGTCGAGGGGCCCGCCCATCGTGTCCTGCTGGAGGCATCGGCCGATGCCGACCTGATCGTCGTCGGCGCTCAGCGCCGGCACGGGCACTTCGGTCTGCAACTCGGCAGTGTCGCCCACGCCCTGCTGCACCACTCCGCCTGCCCGGTCGCCGTCGTCCCTCATCGGGTCTGA